A segment of the Bdellovibrio bacteriovorus genome:
CACTGTCCCGGGTGGCCGTGCGCCAGTCTTGCGCTTGCGATTGAAAACCCAACAACATGAAAGCAATAAAAGATCCGATGAATTTCATTTCACCAGTATGGACTAATTTTTATTTTTTTGCGGGATTAAATGCTGAGGTCTGCTCAGAACTTAAGCTTTCCGCGGAATGAATTTCAACGACGCCGAATTGATGCAGTAACGAAGTCCCGTTGGCTCCGGTCCGTCATCAAACACATGCCCCAAGTGGGAATTCGACGACGACGCTCGCACCTCGATACGAGTCATGCCATGGGAATAGTCGGCGATCTCTTTCACCGCATCCGCAGAAATCGGATGCGTGAAGCTGGGCCAGCCCGAACCGGAATCAAATTTGTCGTCGCTGGAAAACAGCGGCACTCCGGAAATCGCATCGACATAAATGCCCTGCTCATGATGATTCCAATAGGCATTCTGGAACGGACGTTCAGTGCCATTTTCAACCATGATGCGATATTGTTCAGGGGTCAGAATCTTTTTCAGCTCGCTCTCGTCAGAGGGAAGCCCGCATTTTAAAACCTTGTCAGCCATACTTTAGTTGTACCCGGTCCAGGAGCTTTAGTCCAGAGTGTGGCCGAATTCATGTCGTTCGCCACTCAACCTTGCTACTATGTGGGAATGAAGAAGTTTTTATCCCTGACCCTATTGGCCGTTCTGATTTCGACCTCTATGCCCGCTTATGCCATGTTCACAGAATTGGGCCTGTCTTACGGAAGAAAAACCACCACCTTCGACAAAGACAACTCTTTTGACTCTGAATCCATCACAGGTTCGCTGTCCCTGTATTTCCTGGAGCGCCTGGCTCTGGAACTGAGCTACACCGACGCCACGGGCCTGCGTGAAGAAAAAGCCAGTCCATCCGACGCCCGCCGTACAACGACACAAAAATCCCAGATCCTGGGGGCGGATTTGATTTTGGTTTTTGCGGATAAAACCGCGTTGTTCCAGCCTTACATCAAAGGCGGCGGAGCGCAGATCAGCCGCTATCAGCAGATTAAAATCGAAGGTCAGGACACTTACACAATCGAACCTGAATCCGTCACCGTTCCCAGCTATGGCGTGGGCTTGAAGATCAAAGTCACTGAATCTTTGGGCATCAAACTGAGCTATGACGTATGGAAGACACCGATCGGTGACGGCCTGCAAACGGACGACAGCTCCATCCGGGCCGGTGTGACCTGGGCATTATGAGGCTGAAACTTGGCCTGACACTTCTTGCCGTCGCCACGCTGAACAGCGGATGTCAGATGGGCTATCTGATGAAGTCGGGCTATGGGCAGATGAAGCTGCTAAACAGCCGCATTCCTGTCGATGAAGCTCTGAAAGATCCAAACCTGGATGAAGGCAAAAAGAAAAAGCTGAAGCTTGCGCAGGAAGCCCGCACCTTTGCCGAAACCGAACTGCATCTGAAATCCACCAAGAACTACACCTCTTACGTAGAACTGGGCCGCCCCTATGTCACCTACGTGGTCAGCGCCGCCCCCAAGTGGGAACTGAAACATCACCAGTGGTCTTATCCGTTCATGGGAAAAATGCCTTACAAAGGTTACTTCAATGAAGACGACGCCAAGGAAGAGGAAAAGTCCCTGCAGCAGGACAACCTCGACACCTACATGCGCGGCGTTTCAGCCTACAGCACGCTGGGCTGGTTCAATGATCCGATTTTAAGTTCGATGCTTCGCTATGATGACTATGATCTGGTGAACACGATCATTCATGAAACTGTGCATGCCACTCTGTACATCAAAAATTCCGCCGACTTCAACGAACGCCTGGCCACGTTTCTGGGCAACAAAGGCGCCGAGCTTTTCTATTTGAAAAAAGAAGGTGCAGACTCGCCGACACTGAAGTTGATTCAGTCTGAAAACGACGACAGCAAAGTCTTTTCGCAGTTTATTTCGGCTGAACTGGATGCACTTGAAAAGTGGTACAAGGAACTTCCATCCAGTGAAAGATCCGAAGAAAAACGCACGCAGCGAATACAGCAAATTCAGAGTAAATTTTCGGCTGAAGTGGTGCCGCGCCTGAAGACGGAAAGCTATAAAAGATTCGCCGATGCGAAGCTGAACAATGCCCGCTTGCTGGTGTATCGCACGTATATGCAGGACTTGAGTGACTTCGAAAAGCTGTACGAACTCAGGGATCGCAGCTATTTTTCCTTCATTGAGGCCTGTCGCGGCCTAGAAAAAGCCAAAGATCCGTCCGCAGAACTCAAAAAAATGCTCTCTCCCCCGTAAGGGCTAACCCCCGAAAATCAGGCTTATTCCACAGCCTCCTGTTTAGGCAAAAATCTGCGAAATTTTCTGCCAGTTTTGTAATGTTTCGCTAAACACGTAAAACCACGATCAAAATCCAGTTCAAATAGCAGCCGAGCATTGTTAAGAATCTAACAATGCGAAATTGCTAAAGTATCATATAACCCATTCGGGTGATGTGACCCTTTGATATCATTGAAGAATTCTTTACACGCGCAGTGTGTCTCTGCTGGCGGAATAAAAAAAATACGACTAAAACTCGCTCACTTTCAAAAAACCATGTCAGGAAGTAACAGAACGTAACA
Coding sequences within it:
- the msrB gene encoding peptide-methionine (R)-S-oxide reductase MsrB, giving the protein MADKVLKCGLPSDESELKKILTPEQYRIMVENGTERPFQNAYWNHHEQGIYVDAISGVPLFSSDDKFDSGSGWPSFTHPISADAVKEIADYSHGMTRIEVRASSSNSHLGHVFDDGPEPTGLRYCINSASLKFIPRKA
- a CDS encoding aminopeptidase — translated: MRLKLGLTLLAVATLNSGCQMGYLMKSGYGQMKLLNSRIPVDEALKDPNLDEGKKKKLKLAQEARTFAETELHLKSTKNYTSYVELGRPYVTYVVSAAPKWELKHHQWSYPFMGKMPYKGYFNEDDAKEEEKSLQQDNLDTYMRGVSAYSTLGWFNDPILSSMLRYDDYDLVNTIIHETVHATLYIKNSADFNERLATFLGNKGAELFYLKKEGADSPTLKLIQSENDDSKVFSQFISAELDALEKWYKELPSSERSEEKRTQRIQQIQSKFSAEVVPRLKTESYKRFADAKLNNARLLVYRTYMQDLSDFEKLYELRDRSYFSFIEACRGLEKAKDPSAELKKMLSPP
- a CDS encoding outer membrane beta-barrel protein; this encodes MKKFLSLTLLAVLISTSMPAYAMFTELGLSYGRKTTTFDKDNSFDSESITGSLSLYFLERLALELSYTDATGLREEKASPSDARRTTTQKSQILGADLILVFADKTALFQPYIKGGGAQISRYQQIKIEGQDTYTIEPESVTVPSYGVGLKIKVTESLGIKLSYDVWKTPIGDGLQTDDSSIRAGVTWAL